In a single window of the Acipenser ruthenus chromosome 8, fAciRut3.2 maternal haplotype, whole genome shotgun sequence genome:
- the LOC117406812 gene encoding type-1 angiotensin II receptor A-like yields MNSTFYSNSTELAEDEYPVNASVAGEGQWTKTHCSLGRDNLISVLVLISYITIFIVGLIGNSTVVGRTCLLRCRSSVDMYIVNLAIANLLFISTLPFWILNTLQNRWPFGSVMCKLCSFASSLNMYSSVFFITCLSIDRYLAIAYPGTSLKMQHISRVLVSSCLIWVTACAVSLPTIFLHQSSFSKERNTTVCTVVYPRHHTAQWTMAIDLGENMVGFVIPFLLLGVIYLLIYRALNHTLKPETSKQGRMLETASALLLAFLICWLPFQTVTFLRELVKFQMITDCRLVSVIEAALPVTVCVAYSHSCINPILSWFCGGYFKNRPRKPSLPPTSIYMRPTTVSEQEKSGERPAEP; encoded by the coding sequence atgaattCCACATTCTACAGCAATTCTACAGAACTTGCTGAAGATGAATACCCTGTTAACGCCTCAGTTGCCGGAGAAGGGCAATGGACTAAAACACATTGCTCATTAGGCAGAGACAACTTAATTTCCGTGCTGGTGCTTATTTCATACATAACTATTTTCATAGTTGGACTGATTGGAAACAGCACTGTGGTTGGGAGGACGTGTCTCTTACGATGCAGGTCTTCAGTGGATATGTACATTGTCAACTTAGCTATAGCCAACCTGTTGTTCATATCCACTCTTCCTTTTTGGATTCTTAACACCCTCCAGAATAGGTGGCCTTTTGGGTCGGTAATGTGTAAGCTTTGTTCATTTGCCTCATCACTCAATATGTATTCAAGTGTCTTCTTCATCACATGCCTGAGCATTGATCGATACCTTGCTATTGCTTATCCAGGGACGTCACTGAAGATGCAGCACATTAGCAGGGTCCTTGTATCTTCATGCCTGATCTGGGTCACAGCTTGCGCAGTCAGCCTCCCAACTATCTTTCTGCATCAGAGCAGCTTCTCCAAGGAAAGGAACACCACAGTGTGCACCGTGGTGTATCCACGACACCACACTGCACAGTGGACCATGGCTATAGACCTGGGTGAGAACATGGTGGGGTTCGTTATCCCTTTTCTGCTTCTGGGAGTTATCTACCTTCTCATCTACAGAGCTCTGAATCACACCCTCAAGCCTGAGACAAGTAAGCAAGGCAGAATGCTGGAGACAGCTTCAGCCCTGTTGTTGGCTTTTCTGATTTGCTGGCTGCCATTCCAGACTGTAACTTTCCTCAGAGAGTTAGTAAAGTTCCAAATGATCACTGATTGCCGTCTTGTCAGTGTGATTGAAGCGGCCCTACCAGTCACTGTATGTGTGGCATACTCCCACAGCTGCATCAACCCCATACTGTCCTGGTTTTGTGGTGGGTACTTCAAGAATCGCCCCAGAAAGCCCTCTTTACCCCCTACGTCTATCTACATGAGGCCCACCACTGTCTCTGAGCAAGAGAAGAGTGGAGAAAGACCCGCTGAACCCTGA